In Syntrophotaleaceae bacterium, a genomic segment contains:
- the tyrS gene encoding tyrosine--tRNA ligase: MISVQEQMAVIRRGAVEILVEAELEEKLRQSIASGVPLRIKAGFDPTAPDLHLGHTVLIQKLKQFQDLGHEICFLIGDFTGMIGDPTGKNETRKSLSREEVLRNAETYKEQVFKILDPEKTRIVFNSEWMGNMSAADLIGLASRYTVARMLERDDFHKRFAGQQPIAIHEFLYPLVQGYDSVALQSDVELGGTDQKFNLLVGRELQKQEGQKPQCVLTMPLLEGLDGVNKMSKSLGNYIGITEPPKEIYGKVMSISDELMLRYYELLSDVDLQTLSKIRDGVSGKPGGAHPMESKKALARELVARFHDTDAAWQAEEHFIQQFKQKEIPDDIPLVEISLKEPVWICRLLTEAGLVSSNGEARRLIKQGAVRLSGERVNDAEQEITPEGEIVLQAGKRRFARVVFG; the protein is encoded by the coding sequence ATGATTTCAGTACAGGAGCAGATGGCAGTCATTCGGCGCGGCGCCGTGGAAATTTTGGTGGAGGCGGAGCTCGAGGAAAAGCTCCGGCAGTCGATTGCCTCGGGTGTGCCGCTGAGGATCAAGGCGGGTTTCGATCCGACCGCCCCCGATCTTCACCTCGGTCATACCGTCCTGATCCAGAAGCTCAAGCAGTTTCAGGATCTCGGCCATGAAATCTGTTTCCTGATCGGGGATTTCACCGGAATGATCGGAGATCCGACCGGAAAGAACGAGACCCGCAAATCCCTCTCCCGGGAAGAGGTGCTGAGAAACGCGGAAACCTATAAGGAACAGGTTTTCAAGATCCTCGATCCGGAAAAGACCCGGATTGTTTTCAACAGCGAATGGATGGGCAATATGAGTGCCGCGGATCTCATCGGTTTGGCCTCCCGCTACACCGTGGCCCGCATGCTGGAACGGGACGATTTCCACAAAAGGTTCGCCGGCCAGCAGCCCATCGCGATCCACGAATTTCTCTACCCCCTGGTACAGGGCTACGACTCGGTGGCTTTGCAGTCCGATGTGGAACTCGGCGGAACAGACCAAAAGTTCAACCTGCTGGTCGGTCGGGAATTGCAGAAGCAGGAAGGGCAGAAGCCGCAGTGTGTATTGACCATGCCGCTGCTGGAGGGCCTGGACGGGGTCAACAAGATGAGCAAGTCCCTCGGCAATTACATCGGCATCACCGAACCGCCCAAGGAAATATACGGCAAGGTGATGAGCATTTCCGATGAACTGATGCTGCGCTATTATGAATTGCTGTCCGATGTCGATCTTCAAACCTTGAGCAAAATTCGGGACGGAGTTTCAGGAAAACCGGGCGGAGCCCATCCCATGGAGAGCAAAAAGGCTCTCGCCAGGGAACTGGTCGCCAGATTCCATGATACCGATGCGGCATGGCAGGCCGAAGAGCATTTCATCCAGCAGTTCAAACAGAAGGAGATACCGGATGATATTCCCCTGGTCGAGATCAGCCTGAAGGAGCCTGTATGGATCTGTCGGTTGCTGACTGAGGCCGGTCTCGTCAGCAGCAACGGCGAGGCGCGGCGGCTGATCAAGCAGGGTGCCGTACGTCTCTCGGGCGAAAGGGTGAACGACGCCGAGCAGGAAATCACCCCTGAAGGCGAGATCGTACTGCAGGCCGGCAAGCGCCGGTTTGCCCGGGTGGTATTCGGGTAG
- a CDS encoding reverse transcriptase domain-containing protein → MLGIPAVRDRVVQQALLNILQPLFDPEFHPSSYGYRPGRSPHQAIAKASLFIRRYEFKWVADMDLSRCFDTLDHDLILRSFRRKIADGSILGLLRMFLQSGVMTTEGWQASEEGSPQGGVISPFIANVYLDAFDQFMKSRGYRIVRYADDILILTRSKSAAHHALKVAREYLERSFALPSMNKKVASSPASRASAILASRSTPSTPGSSERRCASSRTR, encoded by the coding sequence TTGCTCGGCATTCCCGCGGTTCGCGACCGGGTTGTCCAGCAAGCCTTGCTGAACATTCTGCAGCCGCTATTCGATCCGGAATTTCATCCATCGAGCTACGGCTATCGGCCCGGGCGAAGCCCACACCAGGCGATCGCCAAGGCCAGCCTGTTCATCCGGCGGTATGAGTTCAAGTGGGTGGCGGACATGGACCTATCGCGGTGCTTTGACACCCTGGACCATGATCTCATCCTTCGGAGCTTTCGCCGGAAGATCGCCGATGGCAGTATTCTGGGGTTGCTGCGGATGTTTCTGCAAAGTGGGGTGATGACCACGGAAGGGTGGCAGGCGAGCGAAGAAGGCAGTCCCCAAGGCGGGGTCATCAGCCCCTTCATCGCCAACGTCTACCTCGATGCCTTCGACCAGTTCATGAAGAGTCGGGGGTATCGAATCGTCCGCTATGCGGACGATATTCTGATCCTCACCCGCTCGAAAAGCGCGGCACACCATGCCCTCAAGGTGGCAAGAGAATACCTGGAAAGGAGCTTCGCCTTACCGTCAATGAACAAAAAAGTCGCATCGTCTCCAGCTTCGAGGGCGTCAGCTATCTTGGCGTCACGATCCACACCAAGTACACCCGGATCAAGCGAGAGAAGGTGCGCGAGTTCAAGGACAAGGTGA
- a CDS encoding group II intron maturase-specific domain-containing protein: MREFKDKVKKITQRNSPVNLAKVIADLNPVIRGFANYFRVANCRKEFGALMQWIRRRLRAKQLRQWKKPQRLHRRLRQLGYQGEFKAIKMNSWCNAASNLANYAIPNSYLRELGLFEMASVQTGYLPQDY; this comes from the coding sequence GTGCGCGAGTTCAAGGACAAGGTGAAGAAAATCACCCAGCGCAACTCGCCAGTCAACCTGGCCAAGGTCATTGCCGACCTGAATCCGGTGATACGCGGGTTTGCCAACTACTTCCGAGTGGCCAACTGCCGCAAAGAGTTTGGAGCGCTGATGCAGTGGATCAGAAGGCGCCTGCGAGCCAAGCAGTTGAGACAGTGGAAAAAGCCCCAAAGGCTGCACCGCAGATTGAGACAGCTTGGCTATCAGGGGGAGTTCAAGGCAATAAAGATGAACTCTTGGTGCAATGCCGCCAGCAATCTGGCTAACTACGCCATTCCCAACAGCTATTTAAGGGAATTGGGTCTTTTTGAGATGGCTTCGGTACAAACCGGATACCTGCCTCAGGACTACTGA
- a CDS encoding EAL domain-containing protein: MLEQQEVQRQIARGRKAIDILTGEILKHVVDWASWDDSYSFMENGNREYIRSNCSSSTFSNLDFDLFLYFRTDGSLFAGFALDDKGEVVTPSADLVSQIQKDPRLGSVPEDWSPVNGVVLVKGQPLLVAAAPILTSEGEGPVRGILLMGRYLSSSRLWEAAASANLSMSLVSSQDKPSSLSFEQSEVIRVEDVDNISGYFLLLDGLGREVATIRVPVDRWIFRQGRVSQKYLLLNLLVSGIVVVVAMLLLVNRLVLARLARMNNCVLQIRNSGDLNLRLPVKGEDELENLAVSINETLDSLRDTQETLRYDALHDPLTRLANRSLLFKCISENLEQVRQGADWTFAVLLIDIDHFKLINDSFGHIAGDELLVMAANRLGLYFRKEDMLARLGGDEFAVLLHRLADANEAVDLAKGLLNHLKEPMVWEGHRLFLSASIGIAMGLERYSEPEQLLRDADTAMYQVKQGGRNGFALFNACMHERVVERLTLHNHLRGAGRRGELLVYYQPLFELATGRIHGFEALVRWNHPDLGLLTPDRFIPLAESGGFMGEIDTWVFEEVCHRLARWQDQFGIGQSLVVSVNLSCVHGQLLDVIPALCQILARTGIPGRCLGLEITESALSVAKKDLICRLDELRKLGVQLYLDDFGTGYSSLSRLYHMPVDLLKIDRTFITELDSGKGEIVNAIIRMAHGLGLKVVAEGIEFENQATHLLQCGCDYGQGFLYSRPLTEENATRLLGNLSGKKIEWGATDRGEEAYLMS, from the coding sequence ATGCTCGAACAGCAGGAGGTTCAACGGCAAATTGCTCGTGGGCGAAAGGCTATAGACATCTTGACGGGGGAAATACTCAAACATGTGGTCGACTGGGCCTCGTGGGATGATAGCTATTCCTTTATGGAAAATGGAAACCGGGAATATATCCGTTCCAATTGTTCCTCCAGCACCTTTTCCAACCTCGATTTCGATCTTTTTCTCTATTTTCGCACTGACGGATCTCTTTTTGCCGGTTTTGCCCTTGACGACAAGGGCGAGGTAGTCACCCCGTCAGCGGATCTTGTTTCCCAAATCCAGAAGGACCCCAGATTGGGCTCGGTCCCGGAAGATTGGTCTCCCGTAAACGGCGTCGTTCTAGTCAAAGGGCAACCTTTACTCGTGGCCGCGGCCCCCATTCTGACCAGTGAAGGGGAAGGCCCGGTTCGCGGAATTCTGCTTATGGGGCGCTATCTTTCTTCTTCCCGATTATGGGAGGCTGCTGCTTCCGCAAATTTATCTATGTCCTTGGTTTCTTCACAGGACAAACCTTCGTCCCTTAGCTTCGAGCAGTCGGAGGTGATCCGGGTGGAGGATGTTGATAATATTTCCGGATATTTCCTGCTGCTTGACGGTTTGGGTCGAGAAGTCGCCACCATTCGTGTTCCTGTCGATCGCTGGATTTTTCGGCAGGGAAGGGTCAGCCAGAAATATCTACTGCTGAACCTGCTGGTTTCGGGAATCGTGGTTGTAGTGGCGATGCTTTTGCTTGTAAACCGCCTTGTTCTCGCCAGACTGGCCAGGATGAACAACTGCGTCCTGCAGATACGTAATTCCGGGGATCTGAATCTCCGCTTGCCCGTCAAGGGCGAAGATGAACTGGAGAACCTGGCTGTCTCCATCAATGAGACCTTGGATTCATTGCGGGATACCCAGGAAACTTTGCGTTATGATGCTCTTCACGACCCTCTGACCCGACTTGCCAATCGCTCCCTGCTTTTCAAATGTATTTCAGAAAACTTGGAACAAGTCCGGCAAGGTGCGGACTGGACATTTGCCGTTCTCCTTATCGATATCGACCATTTCAAACTGATCAATGACAGTTTCGGTCATATTGCAGGGGACGAACTTCTGGTTATGGCGGCCAATCGGCTCGGCCTTTATTTCCGGAAAGAGGATATGCTTGCCCGTTTGGGTGGGGACGAATTCGCCGTTCTGCTCCATCGGCTTGCCGATGCCAATGAGGCCGTGGATCTTGCCAAAGGGCTACTGAATCATTTGAAGGAACCTATGGTTTGGGAAGGGCATCGACTGTTTTTATCCGCAAGTATCGGCATCGCGATGGGGCTTGAACGCTATTCCGAACCGGAACAGTTGCTGCGGGATGCCGATACTGCCATGTATCAGGTCAAACAGGGCGGTAGAAACGGTTTCGCACTTTTCAACGCTTGCATGCACGAAAGGGTCGTTGAGCGCCTGACCCTGCACAACCATCTGCGAGGGGCGGGACGGCGCGGAGAGCTCCTGGTCTACTATCAGCCCTTGTTTGAATTGGCTACAGGAAGGATTCACGGTTTTGAAGCCCTGGTGAGATGGAATCATCCTGATTTGGGTTTATTGACTCCGGATCGTTTTATCCCCCTTGCCGAAAGTGGGGGTTTCATGGGGGAGATCGACACCTGGGTGTTCGAAGAGGTCTGCCATCGGTTGGCCCGGTGGCAGGATCAGTTCGGTATCGGACAATCCCTGGTTGTTTCCGTCAATCTGTCCTGCGTGCACGGTCAATTGCTTGACGTCATCCCGGCACTTTGTCAAATTCTTGCCCGCACCGGCATTCCTGGACGCTGCCTGGGGCTCGAAATTACCGAAAGTGCTCTTTCCGTTGCCAAAAAGGATTTGATTTGCCGGCTCGACGAACTTCGAAAGCTAGGGGTGCAGTTGTATCTGGACGATTTCGGCACGGGCTATTCCTCTTTGAGCCGCCTCTATCACATGCCCGTCGACCTGTTGAAGATCGACCGAACCTTCATCACTGAACTTGATTCAGGCAAAGGGGAAATCGTTAATGCCATTATCAGGATGGCCCATGGGCTGGGTCTGAAGGTGGTCGCAGAGGGGATCGAGTTCGAAAACCAGGCGACCCATCTGTTGCAGTGCGGCTGTGATTATGGCCAGGGTTTTCTTTATTCCCGGCCTCTGACTGAAGAGAATGCCACCCGATTGCTCGGCAATTTGAGTGGCAAGAAGATTGAATGGGGAGCGACTGACCGGGGCGAGGAAGCTTATTTGATGTCGTAA
- the hcp gene encoding hydroxylamine reductase, whose protein sequence is MSMFCNQCEQAAKGTGCTVSGVCGKQPEVAALQDELIYGLRGLACYANEARKLGAKDKQIDHFVLEALFATVTNVDFDPARLKQLIKECAQMKDRARDLFLKAGGKEQGNSFFDKIKAIFGAGGDAPNGPKAWTLAADPVKQGQEHGLNTLHQDADVRSAIEILLYGLKGMAAYSEHAQILGKTDDEIFAFYHRALAATCDPTLGLMDYVNLAMECGKHNLTVMGLLNAGHVENYGHPVPTPVNTGTKAGKGILVSGHDLKMLEELLKQTEGKGINIYTHSEMLPAHGYPGLKKYKHLAGNYGGAWQDQAKELPNFPGAIIFNTNCIQKPADSYKDRLFTWGCTAWPGVKHITGWDFSAVIDKALASPDLPEAPGKEILVGFGHNAVLGVADKVIEAVKGGAVKHFFLIGGCDGAKPGRNYYTEFAEKVPQDCVILTLACGKYRFNKLDFGDIGGIPRLLDVGQCNDAYSAIQIAVALANAFECGVNDLPLSLILSWYEQKAVVILLTLLHLGIQNIKIGPSLPAFVTPNVLNFLVENFNLAPISTPEEDLKAILG, encoded by the coding sequence ATGAGCATGTTCTGCAACCAATGTGAGCAAGCAGCCAAGGGGACAGGATGCACCGTAAGCGGAGTCTGCGGCAAACAGCCGGAAGTGGCGGCCCTGCAGGATGAGCTGATCTACGGCCTGCGCGGCCTGGCCTGCTACGCCAACGAAGCCCGCAAACTGGGGGCGAAGGACAAACAGATCGATCATTTCGTTCTCGAGGCCCTGTTCGCCACCGTCACCAACGTCGATTTCGATCCTGCCAGACTGAAGCAATTGATCAAAGAGTGTGCGCAGATGAAGGACCGGGCCCGGGATCTGTTCCTCAAGGCGGGGGGCAAAGAGCAGGGCAACTCCTTCTTCGACAAGATCAAGGCCATTTTCGGCGCAGGCGGTGATGCCCCGAACGGTCCGAAAGCCTGGACGCTGGCCGCCGACCCGGTCAAGCAGGGCCAGGAGCACGGTCTCAACACCCTGCATCAGGATGCCGATGTCCGTTCGGCCATCGAGATCCTGCTCTATGGCCTCAAGGGGATGGCGGCCTACTCCGAGCATGCCCAGATTCTCGGCAAGACCGATGACGAAATCTTCGCCTTCTATCATCGCGCTCTGGCCGCCACCTGCGATCCTACCCTCGGCCTGATGGACTACGTCAATCTGGCCATGGAGTGCGGCAAGCACAACCTGACCGTCATGGGCCTGCTCAACGCCGGTCACGTGGAAAACTACGGCCATCCGGTGCCGACCCCGGTCAACACCGGCACCAAAGCCGGCAAGGGGATCCTGGTCTCCGGCCACGATCTGAAGATGCTCGAGGAGCTGCTCAAGCAGACCGAGGGCAAGGGGATCAACATCTACACCCACAGTGAAATGCTGCCGGCCCACGGCTATCCCGGACTGAAGAAGTACAAGCACCTGGCCGGCAACTACGGCGGCGCCTGGCAGGATCAGGCCAAGGAACTGCCCAATTTCCCCGGCGCCATCATCTTCAACACCAACTGCATCCAGAAACCGGCCGACAGCTACAAGGACCGCCTGTTCACCTGGGGCTGCACCGCCTGGCCCGGCGTCAAGCACATCACCGGCTGGGATTTCTCGGCGGTGATCGACAAGGCCCTGGCCTCTCCCGACCTGCCGGAAGCGCCGGGCAAGGAGATTCTGGTCGGTTTCGGCCACAATGCAGTGCTCGGCGTGGCCGACAAGGTCATCGAAGCGGTCAAGGGCGGCGCAGTGAAGCACTTCTTCCTCATCGGCGGCTGCGACGGCGCCAAGCCGGGCCGCAACTACTACACCGAGTTCGCGGAAAAAGTGCCCCAGGACTGCGTGATCCTGACCCTGGCCTGCGGCAAGTACCGCTTCAACAAGCTCGACTTCGGCGACATCGGCGGCATTCCGCGCCTGCTGGATGTGGGCCAATGCAACGACGCCTACAGCGCGATCCAGATCGCGGTGGCTCTGGCGAATGCCTTCGAGTGCGGGGTCAATGATTTGCCGCTGAGCCTGATCCTCTCCTGGTACGAGCAGAAGGCGGTGGTGATCCTGCTGACCCTGCTGCACCTGGGGATCCAGAACATCAAGATCGGCCCGAGCCTGCCGGCCTTCGTCACCCCCAACGTGCTGAACTTCCTGGTCGAGAACTTCAACCTCGCCCCGATCAGCACTCCGGAAGAGGATCTTAAAGCGATCCTCGGCTGA
- a CDS encoding N-formylglutamate amidohydrolase, producing MTKDLQILISCEHGGNRVPERYRHLFHGFEPLLQTHRGYDIGILPFAEFLAAEFATPLISADVTRLLIDLNRSSGSRTLFSEISRHLSPEDKKDILARYHDPYWRAVADMATGIIASGRRALHLSIHSFTPVFSGEIRNAGLGLLYDPKRSEEKVFCLAWQTELYRIDPTLRIRRNYPYKGNADALVTALRKRFSAEDYLGIELEINQRYPLSGSGSWVQLQEQLVQTLRRLLESKFTRA from the coding sequence GTGACAAAGGATTTGCAGATACTGATCAGTTGTGAACATGGCGGCAACCGCGTCCCCGAAAGATACCGCCATCTGTTCCACGGGTTTGAACCTTTGCTGCAAACCCACCGAGGCTATGACATCGGCATTTTGCCGTTTGCCGAATTCCTCGCCGCCGAATTCGCAACGCCGCTGATTTCAGCGGATGTGACCCGCCTGCTGATAGACCTGAATCGCTCCTCGGGCAGCCGGACCCTGTTCTCGGAGATCTCCCGTCATCTTTCTCCAGAGGATAAGAAAGATATCTTGGCCCGCTACCACGATCCCTACTGGAGAGCGGTTGCGGATATGGCCACCGGCATCATCGCTTCCGGTCGTCGTGCCCTGCATCTCTCGATTCATTCCTTTACACCGGTTTTTTCCGGCGAAATTCGCAACGCCGGCCTCGGTCTTCTCTACGACCCGAAGCGTTCTGAAGAAAAAGTCTTCTGCCTGGCCTGGCAAACGGAACTGTACCGAATCGATCCGACCCTCAGAATCCGTCGCAACTACCCCTACAAGGGAAACGCGGATGCCTTGGTGACCGCCCTGCGCAAACGTTTTTCGGCCGAAGATTACCTGGGCATCGAACTGGAAATCAACCAGCGCTATCCCCTCTCGGGAAGTGGATCCTGGGTACAACTGCAGGAACAACTGGTTCAAACCCTGCGCCGTTTGCTTGAATCCAAATTCACACGCGCCTGA
- a CDS encoding LbtU family siderophore porin: MKKTIKGWVIVLALSLGLAVPGVSLAVESSKTLGLSERIEILEKKMEEKDGLGRWLDRISIAGLIEVEAGYEDIDFDDPAVEDEDSSDLTLATVELGIDVDFIKHVSGHVLLLWEEDDTEPLDVDEAYIRLDGEDVLPLYLQAGKMYVPFGKFDTHFISDPNTLELGETRESAAVIGYANEMVELSFGVFNGDIDEAGKDDHIDSFVAGAVFTLPEEAVPGLALAAGASWISNIADSDVLTDEIAVDGIADKVDGINAFLTATLNERWTLIAEYLGALDEFEAGELAFDEGEALEPKTWNFEIGCAVTDALTLAAKYEGGDDLGGLLPDSQYGAVASYALFENTTLALEYLHGEFENDDERDLVTAQLAFEF, translated from the coding sequence ATGAAAAAAACCATCAAAGGGTGGGTCATAGTGCTGGCTTTGAGCCTTGGACTGGCTGTTCCGGGGGTGTCTCTCGCCGTGGAGTCGTCGAAGACACTCGGTCTGTCGGAGAGAATCGAAATACTGGAAAAAAAGATGGAGGAAAAGGACGGCCTGGGCCGCTGGCTCGACCGGATCAGCATTGCCGGCCTGATCGAAGTGGAAGCCGGTTATGAGGATATCGACTTCGACGACCCCGCCGTCGAGGACGAAGACTCCAGCGATCTGACCCTGGCCACGGTGGAACTCGGCATCGACGTCGATTTCATCAAGCATGTCAGCGGCCATGTGCTGCTGCTGTGGGAAGAGGACGACACCGAGCCCCTGGACGTGGACGAAGCCTACATCCGCCTCGACGGCGAGGACGTACTGCCCCTTTACCTGCAGGCCGGCAAGATGTACGTGCCCTTCGGCAAATTCGATACCCATTTCATCAGCGATCCCAACACGCTGGAACTGGGTGAAACCCGCGAATCGGCGGCCGTAATCGGCTACGCCAACGAGATGGTCGAACTCTCCTTCGGCGTCTTCAATGGCGACATCGACGAGGCGGGGAAGGACGATCATATCGACAGCTTCGTCGCCGGCGCTGTCTTCACTCTGCCTGAGGAAGCCGTTCCCGGCCTGGCCCTGGCTGCCGGCGCGTCCTGGATCTCCAACATTGCCGACAGCGACGTGCTGACCGATGAAATAGCCGTTGACGGCATTGCGGACAAGGTCGACGGCATCAACGCCTTCCTCACCGCCACCCTGAACGAGCGATGGACTCTGATTGCCGAATACCTCGGAGCCCTCGATGAGTTCGAAGCTGGCGAACTGGCCTTCGACGAAGGGGAAGCCCTCGAACCCAAAACCTGGAACTTCGAAATCGGCTGCGCGGTGACCGACGCCCTGACCCTGGCAGCCAAATACGAAGGCGGCGACGACCTGGGCGGCCTGCTCCCCGACTCCCAGTACGGCGCCGTGGCCAGCTACGCCCTGTTCGAAAACACCACCCTGGCCCTCGAATACCTGCACGGCGAATTCGAGAACGACGACGAGCGGGATCTGGTTACCGCCCAGCTCGCCTTCGAATTCTGA
- a CDS encoding FeoB-associated Cys-rich membrane protein, which translates to METVLVTAIVLTAALLVTRHVWKKFRAPEKNCCGGGCCSRNNPLNQKEKS; encoded by the coding sequence ATGGAAACGGTACTGGTGACCGCAATCGTTTTGACTGCAGCCCTGCTCGTCACACGGCATGTGTGGAAAAAATTCAGGGCACCGGAAAAAAATTGCTGCGGCGGTGGTTGCTGCAGCCGCAATAACCCTTTAAATCAGAAGGAGAAGAGTTGA
- the feoB gene encoding ferrous iron transport protein B — MSANITIALAGNPNSGKTTLFNALTGARQHVGNYPGVTVERKEGQYIENGETFHLIDLPGMYSLTAYSLEEMVARDFLVQEKPAAVVNIIDAANLERNLYLTVQFMELGMPVVIALNMVDAAQKRGIAIDGTKLSELMGVPVVPTVARSGQGKKELMQATTDLIKRGKLKAPLIISYGEDIDHALDEMAEDIGRSMPNAVYPARWLALKFLENDEQILEFGKKEDPALFTRLETIRARVARHTQSTLATCPEAIIADHRYGYIKALIKQGIITHNIDQDRLFLSDRIDQVLTNRFAGPLIMIAVIMGLYHFTFTYSELPVVWLESLFGWIGGVADAALPDGLLKSLIISGIIDGAGGVIGFAPIIMFMFFGIAILEDSGYLARVAFMLDRVFRSFGLHGASVMPFIVSGGIAGGCAVPGVMATRTLKSPRERLATLLTAPFMNCGAKLPVFALLVGAFFAEHEARVMLIITLIAWSGALLSAKLLRMTVIKGESTPFVMELPPYRLPTFRGLLIHTWERTWQYVKKAGTIILAISILLWALMTFPGLPESQQQIFEQQRAAVTATAAGDMEDQLALIDAREAEAGLRHSIAGRVGTALEDVSSLAGFDWRTNIALVGGFAAKEVVVSTLGTAYSLGEVDPEETGSLSRTLANSPHWNPVVAFALIVFTIFYAPCFVTVVCIAKEAGSWKWGAFSIIFNTILAFGLAVLVYQVGSNLFLGA; from the coding sequence ATGAGTGCGAACATCACTATTGCCCTGGCAGGCAACCCGAACTCCGGTAAAACTACTCTTTTCAACGCCCTGACAGGTGCGCGGCAGCACGTCGGCAATTACCCCGGTGTCACGGTGGAGCGGAAAGAGGGTCAATATATCGAAAACGGCGAGACCTTCCATCTCATCGACCTGCCCGGCATGTATTCCCTGACCGCCTACTCCCTTGAGGAAATGGTCGCAAGGGACTTCCTGGTGCAGGAGAAGCCCGCAGCCGTCGTAAATATCATCGACGCGGCCAACCTGGAGCGCAACCTTTACCTGACCGTCCAGTTCATGGAACTGGGTATGCCCGTGGTCATTGCCCTGAACATGGTGGATGCCGCCCAAAAACGGGGAATCGCCATCGACGGCACGAAACTCTCCGAATTGATGGGCGTGCCGGTAGTGCCGACCGTGGCCCGCAGCGGCCAGGGCAAAAAGGAGCTGATGCAGGCCACTACCGACCTGATCAAGCGGGGCAAATTGAAGGCGCCCCTCATCATTTCCTATGGCGAGGACATCGACCACGCCCTCGACGAAATGGCCGAAGACATCGGCAGATCGATGCCGAATGCCGTCTATCCGGCCCGCTGGCTGGCCCTGAAGTTTTTGGAAAACGACGAACAGATTCTTGAATTCGGCAAGAAAGAGGATCCGGCCCTGTTCACCCGCCTCGAAACCATCCGGGCCCGGGTCGCCCGCCATACCCAAAGCACCCTGGCCACCTGCCCCGAGGCCATTATCGCCGATCACCGCTACGGCTACATCAAGGCGCTGATCAAGCAGGGGATTATCACCCACAATATCGACCAGGACCGGCTTTTCCTCTCCGATCGCATCGACCAGGTGCTGACCAACCGCTTTGCCGGTCCGCTGATCATGATCGCGGTGATCATGGGTCTTTACCATTTCACCTTTACCTACAGCGAACTGCCGGTCGTCTGGCTGGAAAGCCTGTTCGGCTGGATCGGCGGTGTCGCCGATGCTGCCCTTCCCGACGGTCTGCTGAAATCTCTGATCATCTCGGGCATCATCGACGGGGCCGGTGGGGTGATCGGTTTCGCGCCAATCATCATGTTCATGTTCTTCGGCATCGCCATTCTGGAAGACTCCGGCTATCTGGCGCGGGTCGCCTTCATGCTTGACCGGGTGTTCCGCAGCTTCGGCCTGCACGGCGCATCGGTTATGCCGTTCATCGTTTCCGGCGGCATCGCCGGCGGCTGCGCGGTGCCCGGCGTCATGGCCACCCGCACCCTCAAATCGCCCCGTGAGCGCCTGGCCACCCTGCTCACCGCGCCTTTCATGAACTGCGGCGCCAAGCTGCCGGTCTTCGCCCTGCTGGTCGGCGCCTTCTTCGCCGAGCACGAGGCCAGGGTCATGCTCATCATCACCCTGATCGCCTGGTCGGGTGCCCTGCTGTCAGCAAAACTGCTCCGCATGACGGTCATCAAAGGGGAATCGACCCCCTTCGTCATGGAGCTGCCTCCCTACCGCCTGCCGACCTTCCGCGGCCTGTTGATCCACACCTGGGAACGGACCTGGCAATACGTCAAGAAAGCTGGCACCATCATCCTCGCCATCTCCATTCTGCTGTGGGCCCTGATGACATTCCCCGGCCTGCCGGAAAGCCAGCAGCAGATTTTTGAACAGCAGCGGGCGGCCGTGACCGCCACAGCAGCTGGGGATATGGAAGATCAACTGGCCCTGATCGATGCCCGCGAAGCCGAAGCCGGACTTCGCCACTCCATCGCCGGCCGGGTAGGCACCGCCCTGGAGGATGTAAGCAGCCTCGCCGGCTTCGACTGGCGGACCAACATCGCCCTGGTCGGTGGTTTCGCCGCCAAGGAAGTCGTGGTGTCCACTCTCGGCACCGCCTATTCCCTAGGCGAGGTCGATCCGGAGGAGACCGGCTCCCTGTCCCGGACCCTGGCCAACAGCCCGCACTGGAACCCGGTGGTGGCATTTGCCCTGATCGTCTTCACCATCTTCTACGCACCCTGCTTCGTCACGGTGGTCTGCATCGCGAAAGAAGCGGGTTCGTGGAAATGGGGAGCTTTTTCCATCATTTTCAATACCATCCTCGCTTTTGGTCTTGCGGTCCTGGTCTATCAGGTCGGATCGAATCTCTTCCTCGGAGCTTAA
- a CDS encoding FeoA family protein → MLKLSMRQMKENQKGVIAAVRAGGELGKRIRDMGLVPGTEIRIQGRAPLYDPVAIRIMGFTLTLRNNEADYIDVAVED, encoded by the coding sequence ATGTTAAAACTCAGCATGCGTCAGATGAAGGAGAATCAGAAGGGGGTCATTGCGGCCGTGCGGGCGGGTGGCGAGCTCGGCAAGCGGATTCGGGACATGGGGCTGGTTCCGGGAACTGAAATCCGGATCCAGGGACGGGCACCTCTCTACGATCCGGTGGCGATCAGGATCATGGGCTTTACCCTGACCCTGCGCAACAACGAAGCCGACTACATTGACGTGGCCGTGGAGGACTGA